A genomic region of Trifolium pratense cultivar HEN17-A07 linkage group LG3, ARS_RC_1.1, whole genome shotgun sequence contains the following coding sequences:
- the LOC123918651 gene encoding E3 ubiquitin-protein ligase BIG BROTHER-like, translating to MSWNPHMEVHYNNISYPYNTAGSFIEYFEGLTYEHVNFIFSGASHAQESPYPSNSNFYKFGLSEPENTSYYRYNHGYEVNHHEPLMDEYRRPLENSSTISEQTLAGSTEWGEDGDADAQDNSIECPRRHHSNSNDSQVIWQDNIDPDNMTYEELLELGEAVGTQSRGLTQEQISLLPVSKFKCGFFLRKKSRNERCVICQMEYKRGDKRITLPCKHLYHANCGNKWLSINKACPICYTEVFADKSKQK from the exons ATGAGTTGGAACCCGCATATGGAAGTCCATTACAATAACATCAGCTATCCCTATAATACGGCAGGAAGTTTTATCGAATATTTTGAAGGCCTCACCTATGAACATGTTAACTTCATTTTTTCGGGTGCATCACATGCTCAG GAGAGTCCGTACCCTTCAAATTCAAACTTTTACAAGTTTGGACTATCGGAACCTGAGAATACTTCATACTACCGCTACAATCATGGTTATGAGGTAAATCATCATGAACCACTAATGGATGAGTATAGGAGGCCTTtagaaaactcctcaacaatCAGTGAACAGACCCTGGCTGGAAGCACAGAATGGGGTGAAGATGGAGACGCTGATGCACAAGACAATTCTATTGAAT GCCCACGAAGACATCATAGTAATTCCAATGATTCTCAG GTCATTTGGCAAGACAATATTGACCCCGACAACATGACCTATGAG GAATTACTTGAACTAGGTGAGGCCGTTGGAACTCAAAGCCGTGGTCTCACCCAAGAACAGATCTCCTTGCTTCCAGTTTCGAAGTTCAAGTGTGGGTTCTTCTTGAGGAAGAAGTCAAGGAATGAACg ATGTGTGATTTGCCAGATGGAATATAAAAGGGGGGACAAGAGGATCACTCTGCCATGTAAACATCTATATCATGCTAATTGTGGGAACAAATGGCTTAGCATTAATAAG GCATGCCCTATATGTTACACAGAAGTATTCGCCgacaaatcaaaacaaaaataa